CGCCTCGCCGCGCACCAGTCCTACCACGAGCATGGCCGCGCCGCCGCACAGCATCTGCATGCCGCCCGAGAGGAACGGGGAGGGAGCCGGCTGGTTTTTCTTGGAATACAGCGAGCCCACCGACCACAGCAGGGCCGCCAGCAGTACTGCCGCCACGCCGATGCCCGGGTGGCCCGGCCGCGGCACACCCGCCGAGCTGGGGTGCGCGGCCAGCAAATACATGCCCAGCATGCCCGCCGCCAGCCCCACCGTCACCCAGCGCGTGGGCCGGGGCGTCACGCCGCTCAGCCAGCCCAACAACGCCAGAAACATGGGCACCGTGGCCACCAGCAGCGAAGTAGTGCCGCTGGGCAAATACAGCACGCCAATCGTGGTGCCGCCATTGCCAAAGCCCAGCAGGCAAATGCCAATCACAAAGGCATGGCCCCAGCCGCGCCAGCTCGGACGCGGCTCGCCGCGCAGCCGCATGAAGGCGTAGAGCAGGC
This region of Hymenobacter sedentarius genomic DNA includes:
- a CDS encoding EamA family transporter — its product is MSDTGSATPSRVAMLTAFAAVYLIWGSTYLVMKFAVASMPPLLMAGTRYGLAGGLLYAFMRLRGEPRPSWRGWGHAFVIGICLLGFGNGGTTIGVLYLPSGTTSLLVATVPMFLALLGWLSGVTPRPTRWVTVGLAAGMLGMYLLAAHPSSAGVPRPGHPGIGVAAVLLAALLWSVGSLYSKKNQPAPSPFLSGGMQMLCGGAAMLVVGLVRGEASGFELAQVTTKSWMAYAYLVTFGSIVAFTAYIWLLRVVEPALAGTYAFVNPVVAVLLGWAFAGEVLNPQMLGGAALIVLAVVLVVLGGRRKTTAKAVEPELAIEA